One genomic region from Funiculus sociatus GB2-C1 encodes:
- a CDS encoding IctB family putative bicarbonate transporter, with product MTKYITVWQRFTMSNLPLYQWQSTSYLHRLVGILRSWRQSSWLMQWEQAIGAVLVALVFVLAPFVSNVLIGVLMAAGAGFWALLTLSDDRGYVQGSPKVTPIHWLVLLYWGIATIATALSPEKEAAFKGWSKLTLYLLFFALMARVLRSPRLRSILITVYLHVALIVSVYGLRQWFFGAEALATWTDPTSPMSKTTRVYSYLGNPNLLAAYLLPAIALSLAAVFVWRGWVPKALALTMFVVNSVCLVLTFSRGGWIALIFLLGAFGMMVVFWWSIQMSPFWRTWSLPLLLGSSAVVLLLALLFVEPLRDRVFSMFSGRKDSSNNFRLNVWSAVKEMIRDYPILGIGPGNVVFNKIYPVYQLPRYNALSAYSIFLELLVETGFIGFTSFMWLLIVTFNQGWLQLTRLREVQRRDGFWLMAAIAAMLGLLGHGLVDTVWYRPEVNTLWWMMVALIASYYVVSPASDRTLPMS from the coding sequence ATGACCAAGTACATAACTGTTTGGCAACGATTTACCATGTCCAATTTGCCGCTGTATCAGTGGCAAAGCACCAGCTATTTACATCGGTTGGTTGGTATCCTGCGATCTTGGCGGCAAAGTAGCTGGCTGATGCAGTGGGAGCAAGCGATAGGAGCTGTGTTGGTAGCTTTAGTGTTTGTTTTAGCTCCTTTCGTGTCAAATGTCCTGATCGGCGTGTTAATGGCTGCTGGTGCTGGTTTTTGGGCGCTGCTGACACTCTCGGATGATCGGGGGTACGTCCAAGGCTCCCCAAAGGTAACGCCTATTCACTGGCTGGTTTTGCTGTACTGGGGTATTGCTACGATAGCAACGGCTTTGTCTCCGGAGAAGGAAGCAGCTTTTAAGGGATGGTCGAAGCTAACGCTGTATTTGCTGTTTTTTGCGCTGATGGCGCGGGTATTGCGATCGCCTCGTCTGCGCTCAATACTTATTACTGTCTACTTGCACGTGGCGTTGATTGTCAGTGTATATGGGTTGCGGCAGTGGTTTTTTGGGGCAGAAGCTTTGGCAACTTGGACAGATCCCACGTCTCCCATGTCTAAAACTACGCGAGTTTACAGTTACCTGGGTAATCCTAATTTACTGGCAGCTTATCTGTTGCCTGCGATCGCTTTATCTTTGGCAGCTGTTTTCGTTTGGCGCGGTTGGGTTCCCAAAGCCTTAGCGTTGACGATGTTTGTGGTAAATTCTGTCTGTCTGGTTTTAACTTTTAGCCGCGGCGGTTGGATTGCCTTAATATTTTTGCTGGGCGCGTTTGGGATGATGGTGGTTTTCTGGTGGAGTATCCAGATGTCTCCTTTCTGGCGAACTTGGTCGCTACCGTTGTTATTGGGAAGTTCGGCGGTTGTACTATTGTTGGCGTTACTATTTGTGGAACCATTACGCGATCGCGTTTTCAGTATGTTTAGTGGTCGCAAGGATAGCAGCAATAATTTTCGGCTCAATGTCTGGAGTGCGGTGAAAGAAATGATCCGCGATTACCCGATTCTGGGTATTGGCCCTGGTAATGTTGTCTTCAATAAAATCTATCCGGTGTATCAGCTTCCTCGTTATAACGCTTTGAGTGCCTATTCTATCTTTCTGGAATTGCTTGTAGAAACTGGTTTTATCGGATTTACCAGTTTTATGTGGCTGCTAATTGTCACCTTTAACCAGGGATGGTTACAACTCACTCGGTTGCGGGAAGTACAAAGACGCGACGGGTTTTGGCTGATGGCGGCGATCGCTGCTATGTTGGGTTTGCTGGGACACGGATTGGTAGATACAGTCTGGTACCGGCCCGAAGTTAATACTCTCTGGTGGATGATGGTGGCGTTAATTGCTAGTTATTACGTTGTCTCCCCTGCAAGCGATCGCACTCTGCCCATGAGCTAG